The Megalops cyprinoides isolate fMegCyp1 chromosome 25, fMegCyp1.pri, whole genome shotgun sequence nucleotide sequence TACAGCAACAACGTGGGGaatcattttctctttaataGAAGTATGTGTTTCATAGTATCCTCTATGTGCTTTCATTTAACATGCTTTTCATGACTTGGGTCATTTTAAAACTTGAAACtgtcttctctgtgtctgctgaagcagagagcagaagcagcaacagcagcagaagagggccattaagcaaaacaaaagatgtGGCCAGCCAAATTAGCATGTCCATAGTGTGTGCTGGGGATGGGGGATGAGCAGTTGAGATGTGGGGAAAGGCAATGACTGTGGTGGAGTCCCCttactttcaaaatacaaaaatagatCAGCGCTGATTTATTATACAACAAAAACTTGGGGaatcattttctctttaatgGACTTATGTGTTTCATAGTGTtgaacaagacagagacagagaataaCTTATGTGGGTGAACGTCAtgatataaacataaacattattttgaatTCTACCTCAGCAAATCAGGGGCGAGTCTTTATTTGTATCGCAAAACTGATTAAAGCTTACCTACAGAGCGAACTCTCCCGTTCTCTGCTATACctgtcttaaacaaataattcctaatcgttatattgttattaatcCTTTTCACCATGTCTTGCCCTGCATGTCCATATTTCATGTATAGGAAAATTAtaatcaattaattattaatattgtcatGACTAGAGGAAACTTTTGCTGGTGTATGTTTTCATTGGTGTTATTAAGCGTCTCATAATTTTctgttagcatttgctatatttataaagttaaatcgctgtttcttcaaaaataaaattagccaGATTTTTTTCAATCTAGTGTTGaaattgcaccggttttagcatacgcgctaaagGACAAATCACACCGGTGCGACCGTACGcttgaaatggtaaaaaaaaaaccttatctttttaacagtggaCTTTCTTGAAGctaaaatataattcaactgaaacaCAAATAACCCTAACCGCTACACGCCCCCGTCATCATCCATGGCGATGTTTCACTGTAGACATTGCACAACCCTAGTACatacagtttattttcacagataaaaatgacataaattacCCAAACAAACCCAAGCATGCAATGGataacattttgatgaatggaATGTGCAATCACATGATATTACTGgaataattcaaaataagaaaagaatgaaagaaaaataacttgTTAGTCCTGATCAGGATGCCAAGCTTCAAAACAGGTTCTGTCTGGTTGAAGGCAAAGGTAGACATCACGTGCTTTGCACTTCCAAGGCATTTTTATTTGCCCAAAAACAACTCCAACGACTGTCGTTTACACTTGGCATCAGGAGACTTCAACTTCAAGATCATTTTCAATCAATCCAATTActccagagccccccccccccccccccccccccacaccctgaaAATGGCCCAACCCCAGCTCACCTGAAAGGGGCTTTCAATGAAGGTGATTGGTTCATTCCAAGTACAGCTatcatgacatcacaataggTGATCTTGACAGAATTTTTGGTATAAATGCAGGAGCTAAATTCAACCCAGCCCACTGTGTTTTTTGACAAGACACATACTCTGTTCCTGCGATTGCTTGATTTTTTGCTTGTGACTTTGCTTAActgcttttttgctttctcttgcttaacttgcttttttgctttctcttACTTTACTTGCTTATTTGCTTTCGCTTGCTTGGCTGCTTTGACAATGGCTGAACAAGCTCAGAAGAGGTAAGACTCATATTCCTTAACTTTATTTGCTTGTGTTATTGGTGTTTCCTTCAGTGgaatttttctgcattttgagCTTCCTTAATTCCCTGTTATGAATGTCTATCTTTTTGTCATTATCTTGAAGGTCTGCTGATCGCAACATTGTGCACTGTTTGCGGTGCAACAAGCCTCAGGAGAACCTCCCTGTACACCTGGCTAGGGTCTGTATGAAAAAGAACACGCCAGAAGAAAGAGCGACTGAGGTGCAGAAGGCCAAGGCATCTTCCAGGAAGTGGGTCCGGGCCAACAGGACCTGGGATTACCATCATCTGTGTGAGATCCTGCCCCACGGGTCCTGTCGTTTTGCGATGGTGAAGGAGTTTCTTGAGCGTGGTTTCTTCATCACCAATATGCCCCAGGAGTCAGATATGGTCTTAGACTCTGCAGGTGATGCTGCCACTGCCACCGCCTCTGCTACTACCTCAGCAATGGCCACCACCgccacctccaccaccagctGTGCCCCCTCTTCACCACAGACTGATTGGCAAAGGTAAGTACAGTAAATCACATACATGTGTTATGTCCAAGTTGAATTTATGATCTCAGACtacaaacagtgttttttttaatcataatttcattcttttttttttacagagataCTCCAGCCATGACCTCCTCCGTGCGGATGAAGATGAAAGAGGCGGGTCTTTACGAGAAGTTTCATGATGATGCTGAGCTCCTTGTGGACTTTAAAAAGTATCTGACTGAGAGTTTGCATGTCTCCAACTGCCAACAGGAGGTAAGATCTCTTTACACATCATTTCTCAGCAACAACGTTCCAtatgtctttcttttcatgatGTTAATGctaatttctttgtttctttctcatCACGCTTTTTCAAAGGTTGACAACGTGTCACGGTTCCTGCGCTATATGCAGCCTTGTGGGGATGAGCCAACTCTGGACTTCCTCACAAAGAGCACAGAGACCCGATATTACCTGACGCGCCTACAGAGCACGGACATGAGTGCAGCCACTGTGCTCAACTACATCAAGAACATTATCAGGTTCTTAGATTACCTGAAGATAAGGCTGGATCTGGaacagacagactcacagctCCCATCCAAGTGCCAGTCATACAAGGAAATGCTGCAGACCCTGAGGAAGCCGGTTTCAAAGGCCCATTCACAGGCGGTGTGCAAAATAAGGTAAATGTTTTGCCCGTACCATACCATACCTTTTTGTATTATCCTGTTATTACCAATGTTATTGTTGTTCACTACaaaactgtgttgtttttaaaaacctgtctctcttcttctctattttttgtttaatctaGATACAACCAATTCATCGACCGCAGCGTTAAAGAGTGCCGGGAGATTCTGACGGTTGCGAGGGCAGACTTCCTGAACATCTTCAGGAAACTCATCTCTGACACCAAGGTCTCTGAAAGTGACAAGACAACATTCCGCTACTACTGTGAAGCGGTCATGGTGTTGCGTCACTTTCAGCGCCCAGGAGCTGTGGAAGGCATGACTGTAAGTGCATCTATTTTAGCAGCTTGAAGGAGTTTGTCCCCTTGATGTGCTGTAATGGTTATTtggaaatgtatgcattaatgcattttcatttttcattgctttccaGGTGGCAGAGTGGGTCAACAGGAAGGAAGTTGGTGGCAGGGTTGTGATTGGCATCAGCCAACACAGAACGGCGACAATGCAGATTGCATCACTTGCCTTGACGCAGGAGGAGGAAGCTGTAAGTTCTTTAGCAGCCAAATTTGCTTACCATTGATGTTTAAGTATGATACAGTGTAAAGTGTATATTGCTTACAATGTTTTCCAGTCAAGTAATTGCTTTTCTTGTTCCCACAGTGGTTTCAGGTGTACTACAAGTACATTCGGCCTGAATGCCTCAGAAGTGACTGTGACaggtttttcatttcctccagtGGCAATCCTGTTCATAGCGTCACAAATGACATCAGCCGCCTCCACGAAAGGTGTGTACCTACATAAATCTATGTGCTGATGTGTAAATCTTAACACTTTCTTATAGTTTACCCTATTATCAGACAGAATCATATCACAGTTAACATTTCATGTCACATTTTCTTACTGCAGCTACAATGTGAATCCTGCCACCAGTCAGGAGGTCCGAAGGGCTGCTGAGACGGAGTCAGCAGCAATGTTTACGGAGAGTCAGAAGGAGGATGTGGCCCATTATCTGGGTCATACCAGTGCTGTGGCCAAACAGCATTACAGAATGTGGACGCCGCACGTTGTAGCGGCCACAGCTACACTACTGGACTCCTTGGGAGGGTAGGTTTCTTCATCTTACAAGGACATAACACATCACAGTTACATCTGACAGTTGTTTACCAAGTTGTGctaatttgtaatattttaacccttattttccttcattttacaGCTCCGAGACCCACCTGGCTTCTCCTCCACCAAGCATGGACAGCCAGCCTTCAGGAAACGACTTTTCCGCCTTTGTTGCCAGATTCCCCGTTTCAACAGACGGCCAGCCACCAACCAAAAAGGAGAGGGTCGATGCGGAGTTTCCAAGCGACCGTGTGTTTTATGACAAGTGGCGAGGCTGCCAGTATGCCAAGAGACGGGAATATCTGCTGTGTGAGTACTCCAATCCATAAATACAACATTGACTACCAAATCAATAAATCACTCAAACCTGGCAATTTATTTAGTGTGACAAGTGACTTGCATGACTGAAgttattttattctttctttcagcATGCTTTAGTCATCGGCGGCCATCAGCCAGGAAGGTGGCAAGGCAGATTGAGAAGGAGGGGTGGAAGGCCAACCATCCAACGGCAGAAGAGATTCTGCAGATGTGGAAACCAGCCCCCAAACTCACCATCGAGAGCGATGAGGTCATCCTCAAGAGTGTGTCTCGGCAGAAGTGGAAAGGCCTGGCCATCAAAGACTTTGTAGAGAAAGGGCTAGGTAAGAAAACCATTCATTTTTCTTGCAAGGGGAGAAATTATTATCACTTAAATGAGCATTTTAGCATTTTGGGCTAACCTTTAGCTCCACccagaacagaaaataatgacaaGTTTGCCAACCTGTAATGTTTATTTAGTTGTTATTTTGATCTCACTCAAAATTTCATGTTCTCTTGATTACAGGGGTGGTTGCAACCCGGCCCTTTTCCAAAGGCGACATTGTGTGTGATTACCATGGAAAGGTCATCACAGCTGACAAGGGGAGAGCCATGATGCAGGACCTAGACGAAGTGGGGCACCTGTTCTTTTTCAAGTCTGGACAGAGGAACCTCTGCATTGATGCCCAGACCTTCCCTTGCGAGTGCCACCCCAATGCGGACACTGTTGGCAGAAGGATCAAACATTCCTCCAAGAGGGCCAACCTGAAGCCACTTCGCTGCGTCTTGAAGGTGGATGGAGAAGACACGGATGTCATCCTATTTAAGGCGCTGAAGGACATCAGAGTGGACGAAGAACTGAAGTTTGACTACGGCGTCAACAGAAAGTCCTTCCGAGGAGAGGGCCTGGACCTGGACTGGCTGGATGAGTAGGCTACTCATAGGTGGATGAGTGGACTTCACAACATCTTTAAGCCCAGTGTGTAGCCCAGTTTATGTAAGTAAAAAAATTTTAATGCCTTAACATCAGAGTGGACGAAGAACTGAAGTTTGACTATGGCGTCAACGCGTCAACAGGAAGTCCTTCCAAGGAGAGGGCCTGGACCTGGACTGGCTTGATGAGTCCAGCTGGGACCATCTATGTAAAATTACGTAAGTCAAATTTTTTAATTGCCTAACCccttgcctttatgcctttataTATATCcgctaatcactgttttctttttgtttcctgtccctcctccgggctcctgcctggagctgcagCTCAAGCGtcacatcccgatttccagtctggctacctcgctgccctgcctatcaagccagCTGCATGCAAAGAACTGGAcattctaggatacattttataattactatgtTGTTAATCACTACTGTCTATAAAACTCAAATGTCTACATTATACAACTTTAAGAATTCTCtataattctatctgcccagtgccaaCCAACTTgtacaacttgtgttgtaaaaatgcgctatacaaataaaattgaattgaattgaattcatttttgactcttacatttctttctttttattatattatcacAAGTAAATAAACCATGAAGGAAATTTTGTAGATATCACAAGTGATGTTTATTTGGTGTCTTTACTCTCAATATTActacaataacagaaaaacataaGTTTTCTTGTAGGCATTTTAAAGAATTTGcttgaattcatttaaaataataacttaTAGTACGTAGTACTTATAGTACTTATAGTACGTAGTTCTAGCGGTAACCAGCGGTACGCTGACTTAATGTAGACATAGcacgctacaaatgtgatgcataggcttatgcatcacatttctgttttgttctgtagcctactatgttgatttgtcagtatttattaataaggactttattcatgttaaaaggaaatgtgatgtcaacattaaataaatcctagcctacgtaaaattgcagttgtgataagcaagaactgcgatacattgtgcgcacctaaaatatgctactgctaaaaatataaaataatattcctgGTAGatcagcaaaataatatttaataatatttttaattcttataataatgtcacggaagcgctctgCTTCCTTttgtcacagtcaatggcggatgtagcccaagcctgctatactgagaactagtgattctggcaacacgtagtcaccaggtcttcatagtcagtgactcTTTTGAGGGGACCGGAACCAGTGTACtgggaacttgtcagcatagtcagtgaatctttggagtccgaaggaactggtgaactgagggacttgtcagcatagtcagtgaATGTTTGGAGTCCTaaggaactggtgaactgaggaacagTTCATCGGGTCAGTAGGGggagtcttcgtagtcaccggatcttttgcattgtcccacatcgtcagctgtgccgacatggccagtgggaggtgttTCGAGAGTTTtatcatttcagccattttctagttttcaattcaattcatttttatttgtatagagctttttacaacacaagttgtcacaaagcagctttacattgttcccaggcccgagaccccctgagagcaagcctaaggcaacagtggcaaggaaaaactccctatcagcaagaaaccttgagcagaaccgggctcagagggggggcccatctgcttctggccggcactgggcagatagagttaaagacaagttatacaatgtactttaagacatttacgattgatagacaatagtagttaacagcagagcgattataagaatgtctcctcagatgtccggttcttggaacgcagttggctttgatgggcagggcagcgaggtagcaggactggaaaacgggatgtgacgcttgggctacagctctggacaggagctgggagcagggataggaagcaaacagaaaacagtggttagtggatgataagaatggcagggatgtagaacagagaggcaggagaggaggggcagtgaaaaaggtgtcagcgtgcaacaaggaaaaaaccccggcaggctaacattatggcagcatacctaggggactggaggcaagggaccggcagagtcatgagggcgaccctaagacagtcaacaccagatcatggcacagagtccatgaaagcaatgaccacttagtccaccagagactctatgaagcacaccagcaccaggccatgtccctcagctgaaggatttactatatagatatgttttgagcctagacttaaaggtggagagagagtctgttccccgaatctcagtgggtaagctgttccacaggagaggggcttgataagaaaaggctctaccgcctacagtagttttgcccactcttggaatgatgagaaacCCAGCATTTTGGGAgtgaagggctctctgcggacgatatgggtgaagaaggtccttaagatagggaggggcaagcccatttaaagccttagATGTGAGTaaggatattttaaaaatgatccggtatttaataggtagccaatggagagaagccagaactgggataatgtgctcaaagcatttagttttagttaagattcgagcagctgcattttgcaccagctgaaggggttttaatgagacgtttgcacatcctgacaagagggcattacagtagtctaatctggatgttacaaaggcatggattaatttttcagcgtcgttaattgatacgatttcCCTGATTTTAgctatatttctcagatggaagaaggcagtcctagaggtgttagttatgtgggtttcaaaagagagctcaggatcaataacaacaccaaggtctttgatggctgcactcggggcaagggagtcaccatcaaggtccaggtttccgtactgtggtgaggcctaaatccagactgaaaaacttccaaaatgttgttagagtgtaaaaaggcacagagttgctttgattctgctttttccagaatttttgagaggaatggaaggttctAGATGGGCCTACAatttgacaggtcattgggatcaagattgggctttttcggaataggcttgataactgctactttgaagggctgaggtacgtgtccagacgtaagggaggcgttgataagatttaatagcagtgtgccaattgcaggcagtagctgttttaggaagccagttggtatggggtcaagttggctggtagaattattagatgaattgataaaagaagaaaagtcgctaaattcaatgggtataaaagagtcaaagcgtgagGTGagcctaatagacatacctacataatctggaacgggactggccaggcaggaggcagaagtcgatgagaatttttgtattgtgtctcttatctttaggattttactatcaaagaagctcatgaaatcattgctactataaattgctggtatggtagggttaactgatgcaggactcttggttaatctggcaatagtgctaaacaggtacctaggattgtccttatttttctcaataagggtagagaaatatttggatctggtagctgtgagggcatgcttgtaggttaggagactttccttccacgccaggagaaagacctgtaatttggtggagcaccattttctttcgagttttcgcctagcttgtttgagagcacgagtatggtcgttataccaaggtgctagcttcttgtctgtgattttcttccttttgaggggagcaacggcatccagagttttacgcaaagtagagtcaatactgtcctcgagtaggttaatttcagttgagctagggtttcaacataaactagaggagatttcattgtgcaggtagtatgatgtagggagctcgtcaATAAAGGCActtgctgtaagagagcaaaacatGCGCCtagaagaaaatctaggctccgagtatgtgaagcacgttaatggtaaattgaaagagatgagatagtggtcggataacacaggattgtgtggcataatttctacctggttaatatctgctccatgtgtgaggaccaaatctagagtatggttgcggtaaagtgtgggtttatccacagcttgatagagtccaatgggttcgatgatggacaaaaatgctgttctgaacgggtcatgttcattatccatatgcacattaaagtcgcctgctatcacagctttttctgtattggcaaccaggtcagataaaaagttggcaaattccgataagaaaacactgtaagggccaggtggcctgtaaactattacaagggaaaatagctgaaatgcagtcttgtcaggatgtgcaaagctaagtactaacagttcaaatgaatggaagttatagccaggtttaagggtggcacagagtttggagctgtgtacagcagcaacgccgccacctctaccagtaggtcgagggacctggtgattacagtaactgggaggagttgattcattgagagcaacaaagtcattatgTAACCAGCTAGTGGCAGCACTTCTTGGACAAGTGTCTCTCTTTGGCCACCGTAGTTTACCGGAAGCGCAAGTCCCCCCTTCttacagctgtttctgttcccGCAATTAACCTAGCGTCTGCGAGGTTAAAACAAGGAAGACTCGGCTTATTCGGGATACGttcactccactccactctctATCTGCGGGAATAGACAGGGACTGCAGAAAGGTTGGTCTTATTTGatgtttcagtttagtttaacatttctttgaaataatattCATGGTGTATTGAATCCCCAAACAGTTACCAGTTCTCCCCCCTTCCATGCTCGGCTTCTTAGGCATGCATCAAAAACGGTGACAACGGTATTTAAAGTCTTTTCCTTGTTTAAATATGTCGATTGCGTACGCTCGTTTTTTAAACTATAAATTACTTTTATAGATTGATGCAGCGTACGAGGGCTACGGGTTAGTGCGTGCCTACTTGAATGCTGGAACGGAGGTATGATGCGTTGGCCATTAACCCCCGGTAAAACTGAATATATGGCTTAATTATTAGCCCCATAATTAAGATTGTGGCTATCTTACGTTAACCGTGTGCTCGTATTCACAGGTGTCTGCCATTGCTGTTTTGCCTGATTATAAGTTTTGTGCtcgtttacttttttttcctcgctattgtatttttgtttgttgtatttcagtTGTTTAGTTAATGTTTAGGTTATTGTTAATAGAGGTGTTGATTGGGC carries:
- the LOC118772224 gene encoding uncharacterized protein LOC118772224, with amino-acid sequence MVLRHFQRPGAVEGMTVAEWVNRKEVGGRVVIGISQHRTATMQIASLALTQEEEAWFQVYYKYIRPECLRSDCDRFFISSSGNPVHSVTNDISRLHESYNVNPATSQEVRRAAETESAAMFTESQKEDVAHYLGHTSAVAKQHYRMWTPHVVAATATLLDSLGGSETHLASPPPSMDSQPSGNDFSAFVARFPVSTDGQPPTKKERVDAEFPSDRVFYDKWRGCQYAKRREYLLSCFSHRRPSARKVARQIEKEGWKANHPTAEEILQMWKPAPKLTIESDEVILKSVSRQKWKGLAIKDFVEKGLGVVATRPFSKGDIVCDYHGKVITADKGRAMMQDLDEVGHLFFFKSGQRNLCIDAQTFPCECHPNADTVGRRIKHSSKRANLKPLRCVLKVDGEDTDVILFKALKDIRVDEELKFDYGVNRKSFRGEGLDLDWLDE